In one Pirellulales bacterium genomic region, the following are encoded:
- a CDS encoding 4-(cytidine 5'-diphospho)-2-C-methyl-D-erythritol kinase, which translates to MQIRRSATGIEVLAPAKINLFFEVLNRRGDGFHEIETLMVPVGLYDTLHLEDDPSGQVTLVARWALAYGMQIGSVTPQAAAHPLGELPEVEHNHAVRAIRLLARQAGIHRGVKLRLIKRIPAASGLGGGSSDAAAALLAANQLWNLNWSLPQLQPAAAELGSDVPFFLSSCPAVCRGRGEQIELVSRFGKLHLVIVRPPEGLSTAAVYQACRVNIKPRRLGPVIEALRNQQWTALGLRLHNQLLEPARRLSPWIDKVLDRLAAEGGLVVGMSGSGSACFALFRTAAQSRHVAARLRSRQPEIGLVWSVSSV; encoded by the coding sequence GTGCAGATCCGCCGCAGCGCTACTGGCATCGAAGTGTTAGCGCCGGCGAAAATCAACCTTTTCTTCGAAGTGCTAAATCGGCGCGGCGACGGGTTCCATGAGATCGAAACCCTGATGGTTCCTGTAGGGCTCTACGACACCTTGCACCTGGAGGACGATCCTTCCGGACAAGTCACTCTTGTTGCTCGCTGGGCCCTAGCATACGGAATGCAAATTGGCAGTGTTACGCCGCAGGCGGCGGCCCATCCTTTGGGAGAACTACCGGAAGTAGAACACAACCATGCCGTGCGGGCGATTCGCCTGCTGGCCCGGCAAGCCGGAATCCACCGCGGAGTCAAGCTGCGGTTAATCAAGCGAATTCCTGCTGCCTCCGGCCTGGGCGGCGGATCAAGCGATGCGGCGGCCGCCTTATTGGCGGCCAACCAGCTTTGGAACCTGAATTGGTCGTTGCCTCAATTACAACCGGCCGCGGCGGAATTGGGAAGCGATGTGCCGTTCTTTCTCTCTTCTTGTCCGGCGGTTTGCCGTGGGCGAGGAGAACAGATCGAACTCGTGAGCCGATTCGGAAAGTTGCACTTGGTGATTGTTCGGCCGCCAGAAGGTTTGTCGACGGCCGCGGTTTACCAGGCATGCCGTGTAAATATCAAACCGCGGCGCCTGGGACCCGTGATCGAGGCCTTGCGAAATCAGCAGTGGACGGCCCTCGGCCTGCGGCTCCACAATCAACTGTTGGAGCCCGCCCGCCGGTTGTCGCCGTGGATCGATAAAGTGCTAGACCGTTTGGCGGCGGAAGGTGGTTTAGTCGTCGGCATGAGCGGAAGCGGCAGTGCTTGTTTTGCCTTATTTCGTACGGCTG
- the ilvE gene encoding branched-chain-amino-acid transaminase translates to MPELKDQPTRPSPHTAPPKSLKIYISGQLLDKDDAKISVFDHGLLYGDGVFEGMRSYGGKVFRLEQHLDRLWCSAKAIWLEIPLSRPALSQAVYDTLATNNIKDGYIRLVVTRGAGTLGLDPNRCSNPQVIIITDKIELYPEDFYRNGMEIVTASTQRNHPAALSPRIKSLNYLNNILAKIEGLKAGCIEALMLNHKGEVAECTGDNIFLVRAGVLQTPPLDAGILDGITRDAVIELARAAGINVQEMSLTRHDVYIAEECFLTGSAAEVIPVVKIDNRTIGDGKPGPVTRDLIQRFHKLTRAEA, encoded by the coding sequence ATGCCGGAACTTAAAGACCAACCCACTCGACCGTCGCCTCATACGGCTCCGCCCAAATCCCTCAAGATTTACATCAGCGGCCAACTACTGGACAAGGACGACGCCAAGATCAGCGTTTTTGATCACGGCTTGCTCTACGGCGACGGCGTTTTCGAAGGCATGCGCAGCTACGGCGGCAAAGTGTTTCGCCTGGAGCAGCATTTGGATCGGCTCTGGTGTTCGGCCAAGGCGATATGGCTGGAAATTCCGCTCAGCCGCCCAGCTCTGTCACAGGCGGTCTACGACACCTTGGCGACCAACAACATCAAAGACGGTTACATCCGCCTTGTGGTAACCCGCGGCGCCGGTACTCTGGGTTTGGACCCCAATCGTTGCAGCAACCCACAGGTGATCATCATCACCGATAAAATCGAGCTGTATCCCGAAGATTTTTACCGCAACGGTATGGAAATCGTCACCGCCAGCACACAGCGCAACCATCCGGCGGCGCTGAGCCCGCGAATCAAATCGCTCAATTATTTGAACAATATTCTGGCCAAAATCGAGGGACTGAAAGCCGGCTGCATCGAAGCACTCATGCTCAACCACAAAGGCGAAGTGGCCGAGTGCACTGGCGACAACATCTTCCTGGTACGGGCCGGAGTGCTGCAAACCCCGCCGCTCGATGCCGGAATTCTGGATGGCATTACCCGAGATGCCGTCATCGAACTGGCTCGTGCCGCCGGCATCAACGTGCAGGAAATGTCACTCACCCGGCACGATGTCTACATCGCCGAAGAGTGTTTTCTCACCGGCAGCGCCGCCGAAGTTATTCCCGTCGTGAAAATCGACAATCGCACCATCGGCGACGGCAAGCCTGGCCCCGTCACGCGCGATCTCATTCAACGCTTCCACAAACTCACACGGGCCGAGGCGTAG
- a CDS encoding ABC transporter ATP-binding protein, which yields MSEQPQLIVPRRANSPANSPLAPAEGKLRVPDAPPTPHSPIPIPHSPIPTPNSQLPTPRSPSETYSAVHLSAVGLHKHYRKGSLDIPVLTGVDLEVRQGEFLAIVGQSGCGKSTLLHLLGTLDAPTAGEVHFSGRRIDNLPATLRERLRNEQFGMIFQFYHLLPELTMLENVLTPLMIGRSTWSYWRGRSQSVQRAKELLNTLGLGHRLKHRPRELSGGEMQRVAIARALIARPQVLLADEPTGNLDQNTGLEILRILRTLNAEHGLSIVMVTHDAAIAAKADRIVRLAGGQVVVPDVE from the coding sequence ATGAGTGAGCAACCCCAATTGATTGTGCCCCGCCGCGCCAATTCGCCGGCGAATTCCCCGCTCGCTCCGGCAGAGGGCAAGCTGAGGGTCCCCGACGCGCCCCCCACTCCCCACTCCCCAATCCCCATTCCCCATTCCCCAATCCCAACTCCCAACTCCCAACTCCCCACTCCCCGCTCCCCATCGGAAACCTATTCCGCCGTTCATCTTTCCGCCGTCGGCCTGCACAAGCACTATCGCAAGGGTTCGCTCGATATTCCCGTGCTAACGGGCGTTGATTTGGAAGTGCGGCAAGGAGAATTCTTGGCCATCGTCGGCCAAAGCGGCTGCGGCAAAAGCACGCTGCTGCATCTACTGGGCACGCTCGACGCTCCCACCGCCGGCGAGGTTCACTTCTCTGGCCGCCGCATTGACAACCTGCCCGCCACGCTGCGCGAACGGTTGCGGAACGAACAGTTCGGCATGATCTTTCAATTTTATCATCTGTTGCCGGAACTCACGATGCTGGAAAATGTGCTGACCCCGTTGATGATTGGTCGCAGCACTTGGAGCTACTGGCGCGGCCGCAGCCAATCTGTCCAACGGGCCAAAGAATTGCTAAACACCTTGGGGTTGGGGCACCGGTTGAAACACCGTCCCCGCGAACTTTCCGGCGGCGAAATGCAACGGGTAGCCATTGCCCGGGCGCTGATTGCCCGGCCGCAAGTCCTGCTTGCCGACGAACCCACCGGCAATCTCGACCAAAACACAGGCCTGGAAATTTTGCGGATTTTGCGAACCTTGAACGCCGAGCACGGCCTCTCTATAGTCATGGTGACCCACGATGCCGCCATTGCCGCAAAAGCCGACCGCATCGTCCGTTTGGCTGGCGGCCAAGTGGTCGTTCCCGACGTAGAATAG
- a CDS encoding FtsX-like permease family protein, with protein MYKPLLCWRYLRTRYIALASIISVMLGVATMIVVNAVMAGFSHEMEDRMHGILSDVVLEGHGMENIEDPQFVMDNIRLVAGKQIAGMTPTVHVPGILSYGPPGQEHEQQIMFIGIDEATYASVSDFSKYLQHPDNRNQLSFQLRESGYDVRDHQMGDKAPLRIGMEQAGWKWRRIMAQRQKAWTKVQPQEPGVGNQGAGGNDQGSGVRGQGSGESQADDLSSDHPAKTQADSAAPAANAAAKDPFGPQPVEQLDPAKKQWPGVVLGIALASVRDHDGNDRFLLLPGDDVNITVPTAGTQIKRQDWKFTVVDFYESKMSEYDSTFVFVPIKELQAMRGIGSNVTAIQIKLQPGVDPDTVRDELRSKFPPELYGVYTWRDKQGALLAAVQMERAVLNILLFMIIAVAGFGILAIFFMIVVEKTRDVGILKSLGASSRGIMGIFLGYGLSLGIVGAGVGLAIGLLFVQNINQIRDALEWVTGQPVFDPTIYYFYEIPTIIDPFTVTWIVVGALSIAVMASVLPALRAARLHPVEALRYE; from the coding sequence ATGTACAAACCGCTTCTCTGTTGGCGCTATTTGCGGACGCGCTACATCGCCCTGGCTTCCATCATCAGCGTGATGCTGGGCGTGGCCACCATGATTGTCGTCAACGCCGTCATGGCCGGCTTCTCGCACGAAATGGAAGACCGCATGCACGGCATCCTTTCCGACGTTGTTCTGGAAGGGCATGGCATGGAGAACATCGAAGACCCGCAATTCGTCATGGACAACATCCGCCTCGTCGCCGGCAAGCAAATTGCCGGCATGACGCCCACCGTGCACGTCCCCGGCATTCTCAGCTATGGTCCACCCGGCCAGGAGCATGAGCAGCAGATAATGTTCATCGGCATCGACGAAGCCACCTATGCCTCGGTCAGCGACTTCTCCAAATACCTGCAACATCCTGATAACCGCAACCAATTGTCGTTTCAACTTCGCGAATCCGGTTACGATGTCCGCGACCATCAAATGGGCGACAAAGCCCCGCTGCGGATCGGCATGGAGCAGGCCGGTTGGAAATGGCGCCGGATCATGGCCCAGCGCCAAAAAGCCTGGACCAAGGTGCAGCCGCAAGAGCCCGGGGTCGGAAATCAAGGAGCAGGGGGCAACGACCAGGGGTCAGGGGTCAGGGGCCAGGGGTCAGGTGAATCCCAAGCCGACGACTTGTCGTCAGATCATCCTGCAAAAACGCAAGCCGACTCCGCCGCGCCGGCCGCCAACGCCGCCGCCAAAGATCCGTTTGGCCCGCAGCCTGTCGAACAGCTCGATCCCGCCAAAAAACAATGGCCCGGCGTGGTGTTGGGCATCGCCCTGGCCAGCGTGCGCGATCATGACGGCAACGACCGCTTCCTGCTGTTGCCCGGCGACGATGTCAACATCACCGTCCCCACCGCCGGCACGCAAATCAAGCGGCAAGATTGGAAATTCACCGTCGTCGATTTTTATGAAAGCAAAATGAGCGAATACGATTCGACCTTCGTGTTCGTTCCCATCAAAGAACTGCAAGCCATGCGCGGCATCGGCTCCAACGTCACGGCCATTCAAATCAAGCTCCAGCCCGGCGTCGACCCCGACACCGTCCGCGACGAACTGCGCAGCAAATTTCCTCCTGAACTGTACGGCGTTTACACCTGGCGCGATAAGCAAGGCGCCCTGCTGGCCGCCGTGCAAATGGAACGGGCCGTGCTCAATATTCTGTTGTTCATGATTATCGCCGTGGCCGGCTTCGGCATTCTGGCGATCTTTTTCATGATTGTGGTTGAAAAAACGCGCGACGTCGGCATTCTCAAATCGCTGGGCGCTTCCAGCCGCGGCATCATGGGCATTTTCCTGGGTTACGGACTGTCGCTGGGCATCGTTGGCGCCGGCGTGGGATTGGCGATTGGTCTCTTGTTTGTGCAGAACATCAATCAAATTCGCGACGCTTTGGAATGGGTGACCGGCCAACCGGTTTTCGACCCGACCATTTATTATTTTTACGAAATTCCCACGATCATCGATCCCTTCACCGTCACCTGGATTGTCGTGGGGGCGTTGTCGATCGCCGTAATGGCCAGCGTGCTGCCTGCGCTGCGTGCCGCCCGTTTGCATCCTGTGGAGGCCCTACGCTATGAGTGA